The Sinorhizobium fredii genome contains the following window.
GCAGCGGCGGCATCAAGGACAGCAATGCCGACAGCCTTTATGGCGAGAAGGGCAATGACATTCTCAACATGAATGCCGGCGACTATGCCTCCGGTGGCGATGGCTTCGACCGAGCTGTCATCGAGTTCGGCGAAGAGACGTTCGACGTGTCCTTCGTCTTCGGCAGCGGCCTCGTCAAGGTGAACGCCAACACCTCCTTCACCGGTATGGAGGCGCTCGAATATGTGGGCGGTTCGGGCAAGGACACTGTGACCGGCAGCACGCAAATCGACTATCTCGAAGGTGGGCTCGGAAACGACGCGCTCAGGGGAGGCGGCGGCAATGACTATCTGATCGACGGGAAGGGCAATGACAGGCTCTATGGCGATGCGGGCAACGACACCTTCGACCGCTTCAGTGATGAGACCGGCACCGACTATTTCGATGGCGGCTCCGGTGTCGACACGCTGGAATTCGACATCGTGTCCGACCGCGCGGTCATCATCGACCTGGAGAATAGTGCGAAGAACGGCGGCGTGGCGACGGGGCTAACGCTAGTGAGCATAGAAAACGTGGTCGGGCAGAATAAAGAAGACACAATCCTCGGCAACGGCGTCGCCAATACACTGAAGGGTGGAATGGGTGACGACCGGCTCGACGGTCGCGCCGGTAACGACAAGCTCGAAGGCGGCGCCCACGGCGACCTGCTGACGGGCGGATCGGGCGCGGACCATTTCATCTATGTCACCGGGGATGCGATCGGCTCCGGCGACCAGATCACCGACTTCAAGCGCGGCGAGGACAAGGTTGTCATCGACAAGGATGTGTTCGGCTTTATCGCGCTGGTGCTCTACTCCGGCAACGACCTCAAGGCGACCGGCACGGCCGCGCAGTTCTTCTTCGAGACGGACAATGGCCGGCTCTGGTACGACGCCGACGGCACCGGCAACGAGGCCGATGCCGTGCTCATGGCGACCTTGGACAAGGTTACCTCACTTGCCGCCACCGACTTCCTTCTGGTCTAGAGCGCCGCGCGCTATTTGAACGCGCAAAGGACGCTCTAGCACTTTGAATCTAGAGCATCCTTTCTGCTTTCAGTGGTTCCACTTGAACGCAGGATGCTCTCTAGACGACCCATGAATCGCTGCCGGGGCCGCCGAAATGCATGGCGGCCCCTCACCAGGCGCACTGTCTTCGTGAACCGCTGGCAGTCGCGGTCGAGAAGGTCGGCGCATCACGTCCGGCGGGCTGGTCTTCTCCGGCCGGAGATCAGTCTAAGCCAGGGCGCCGAATGGAAGGCGCTCATCAGCGCGTACATCGGGATCATGCCGGTTACGGCTGGCGCATCGCCGGCGGACGAGCAGAGCATGTCCGGCGGAGTGCCGAGAACGCCGGCAAGAAGCGCCATGACGGCGAAGGTCGGCGCCGCCGCCAAGGACAGAACGTCGGCCGTGCCGAGGGCGGTGGTGTTGCCGCCCGGGTCGCCGCCAGAGCCGCAATCGGAGGCCGGCGACAAGTTCAAACTGCTGGAGTGGCGCAACATTGGAGGTCAGCCCCGGCCGTACTCGTCGTTTCGGCGCCACCAGACACCGGTTTCGTTGCGCCCCAGAGGGGCACGGTCGAGCCACTGATACATGCCCCATATGCTGTCCAGTCCGCGCGCATAGCTGGAATAGCTATGGTAGACGTCGCCGTCGTCGAGCACGAAGGCACTGAGGCCCGGCCTGTCGCGCGTATAGGTGGCGACGTCCGTTCCGGTCATGGCGGCGATCTGCGCGACCGGCCCCTCGCTGCCACGCAACTGCCATTCCTGTACGGTCTTTCCTGCGAGCGGCTCGGGTGCGGGCGGCTCGCGGCGGAAGTTGTATTCGATGCGGCCTTCGCGCTGTTCGTCTGCTGTGAACCAGACGCTAAAATCGCGATTGAAGTCGCCATCGTTCGAGGATGCCCAGGGAAAGCTCCAGCCCATCCGTCGCTTGTAGGCCTCCAGTTTGGCGAGTGGCGCGCGAGATATCGCCGAAAAGGCGACGTCGTGGTTCTCGAGATGGACGACGATGCCGTCGAATCCGTCGGCGATCGCGGAGCAGGAGGGGCACCCGGCGGTGTAGTCCGGCCCAAACATGAAGTGGTAGACGAGCAACTGTGAGCGGCCCCGGAAGAGGTCCTTGAGCGAGGCGCTGCCTGCGTCGGTCTCGAAGCTGTAATCCTTGTCAATCTTGACCCAGGGCAAGGCTTGGCGCTGCCGCGCCAGCTCGTCGCTCCGGCGGGTCAGCTCCTTCTCGGCCTTCAGCAGTTCCAGCCGTGCCGCCAACCATTCTTCGCGGCTCCCGGTCCTCTGTTCCGTCATCGCTCGTCTCCTTCTTTCGGCTTGTTGGGTCTACGGCTAGACTAGCTGCGGATGTCCAGGCGGCGGGAGTTACAAGTGTGACGGGATTTCGATGGATTCGCTGATCACCGCTGCGGCGCGCGCGCTTGCCACGGGAGATCCGCTCGGCGCCTTGAAGCGGGTGGCGCTGCGCGACGACCCGCCCGCGCTGGCGCTGAGGGGTATCGCGATGGCGCAGCTCGGCGACCTCGCCCGGGCAAAGAGCCTCCTCAAGAATGCCGGGCGTGCCTTCGGTCCAAGGGAGGCCGTGGCCCGCGCCAGATGCGTCGTCGCCGAGGCCGAAATCGCCCTCGTCTCGCGCGATCTCTCCTGGCCCGAAAAGGCGCTCGACACGGCGCGGGCGACGCTCGAAAAGCATAGAGACTGGGTAAATGCCGCGCATGCGAGCAATCTCAAGGTGCGGCGCCTGCTCCTGGTCGGCCGGCTCGACGAGGCCGAGCGCGCGCTCGGTGAGATCGACCCCGCACCGCTTCCGCCCGCCGCGCGCGCCGCCTATGAGCTGGTCGTGGCCGGGATCGCAATCCGGCGCCTCAGGACGAAAGCAGCCCGGGCAGCACTTGCGCGCGCCGAGCACGCTGCGCACGAAGCCGATATCCCCGCACTGGCGGCGGAGGTCGAGAGCGCATCCCTCGTCCTTGGTTCTCCGGCGGCACGGCTGATCGCCCGGGACGCGGCGCACCCCTTGCTGCTCGAGGAAGTCGAAACATTGCTGGCGTCGGAAGCGCTTGTGGTGGACGCCTGTCGCCATGTCGTGCGGGGCGGAAGCGCGACGGTGTCGCTCGCGACGCGGCCGGTCCTCTTCACGCTGGCGCGCGCGCTCGGCGAAGCCTGGCCCGGCGATGTGCCGAGAGGCGTGCTCGTTGCACGTGCCTTCCGGGCCAAGCATGCCGATGAATCGCATCGCGCCCGGTTGCGCGTCGAGATCGGCCGGCTTCGGGCGGAGCTTGGGACGTTGGCGGAGGTGGTGGCGACGAAGCGCGGCTTTGCCCTGGCGCCGCGGACAGGCGAGGTCGTGGTGCTGGCGCCGCCCGTCGAAGGGCGGCACGCGGCGTTGCTCGCCCTTCTTTTCGACGGCGAGGCGTGGTCGAGCTCGGCGCTGGCGATCGCCCTTGGTAGCAGCCCGCGCACGGTGCAGCGCGCCCTGGAAGTGCTTGTGGCCGCCGGCAAGGTGCAGTGCTTCGGCCGCGGCCGGGCGCGCCGCTGGATGAGCCCGCCGGTGCCGGCATTCCCGACAGTCTTGTTACTCCCCGGCCCGCTGCCGGGTGACTAGGATCAGCGCATCAAGATAACCGCTGCAACCGATCGAATGGGATGAACAGATGAAACACGCTCAGGCCGAAATTCTCCGCGAATACGGACCCTTTGAGGGCGCCGACAACGTGCATGGCGTCACCTTCGACGGCGAGCATGTCTGGTTCGCGTCCGGTGACAAGCTCAATGCCTTCGATCCGGCAAGCGGCGATACGGTGCGCGCGATCGACGTCGCTGCCCACGCCGGCACGGCCTTCGACGGCCGGCATCTCTATCAGATCGCCGAGGACCGCATCCAGAAGATCGATCCCAGGACCGGCCGCGTGCTTTCGACGATCCCGGCGCCAGGCAACGGCGGCGATTCGGGGCTCGCCTGGGCGGAGGGAACGCTCTGGGTCGGACAGCACCGCGGCCGGAAGATCCATCAGATCGATCCCGAAACCGGCGCGGTCCTTCGCACCATCGAATCCAACCGCATCGTCACCGGCGTCACCTGGATCGACGGCGAGCTTTGGCACGGCACCTGGGAGGGCGACGAGAGCGAAGTGAGGCGGGTCGATCCTGAGACGGGCAAGGTGTTGGAAGCCCTCGACATGCCCGCCGGAATGGGCGTCTCGGGTCTCGAATCCGATGGCGGCGATCGGTTCTTCTGCGGTGGCGGAAAGAGCGGGAAGGTGAGGGCGGTGCGGCGGCCGCGGTGAGGCCCGCCGCGGATTACCGACAGCTCGATATTGGCGCTCCGCCGAAGTGCCACAATGGGGGGAGCGGCCTGCCGTGGCGGCATATTGGACCGGAAGTCCGCGTGAGCGTCAACCGCCTCACGCGGCCTCGATCGCGGCGACGTCGATTTTCTTCATGGTCATCATGGCATCGCTTCGAGGCTGACTGAATGAAACCTGAGGGCAGTTGCTATTCTCGAAATAAAGGCGCAGGGTCCAACCTTCAGTAGCAAATGTCACGGGCGCTATTGCTTGAGGGCTAGATACCCTGGCCCCAATCAAGGAGGGCGCCATGTCTTCCACCACACGCCATATATCGCCCTCCGATAGGGAAATGATCCGGTCAGTCTTAGACGAAGCTGGCTATCGCGCGGATGTCCTTGTCGATGATCCGAGGTTTTTTGAGACTGCCACATTGCTGGTCACTAAGCTGTTGCTTGCGGGTGTTGAATCCCGGTCGGGCCTAGCGGCGAAGCTCGAGTATCAATTGGGCAAGGCCGGCAAGCACAGGCAACCGCCTGGATCGCAGTTGGGCCGCTACGCCATCCAAGGTCTACCAGTCGAGCTGCAACGCCTCACGAGATGAGCGACTCATGAGATGAGCGAGGTTCCTCGCGCTCGTCATTTTGCGGCCCCTCCGGAAGACGCTTGTAGATGCCCGGGGAGGAGATCTGGAAAATCGATCAAGCCGGATTTCGATCTCGGTGGCCAACCGCCTTCGGGTGACCCCGGCATCGATCGGCACCGACAGTTCAGGACCTACCTCGAGATAACGGCCCACCGGCTCCTTCGGATATAAAGTCATGCCCCAACCGTACTGCTCAATATCTGCCCTCCGGATGAGCGTCCTTCTATCAGCAACTCTGTTATTCAGCTCGAGCGCATTTGGCCAGGCGACACCGCGGGTGCCCGCCAATGCCGAGGCAAGCCGTTACGGATCCGGCTGGGAGTGCAATCGCGGGTTCAGAAAACAGGGCAATTCCTGCGTTGTAGTGATGGCTCCCGACCACGCGTTCCTAACGAATAAATCCTATGGCAAGGGCTGGGAATGCCACTACGGATTCGCTGAAGAGGGCAACCGGTGCCTTGCCGTCCGGGTGCCTGCAAATGCCTATCTTGACCCCTACTATGGCGATCGCTGGAAATGCATGCGGGGGCATCGCCGCAACGACACTGGATGTGAGCTTATCGAGGTGCCGGATAATGCGTTTTTGTCGGACACTGCCCTTAATCAGGGGTGGGAATGCGAGCGCGGTTACCAGAATGTCGGGCGCAAATGCGTAGCGTTGATCGTGCCTGAGCACGCTTATCTGACGACCAGCGGGAACGAGTGGATTTGCGATCGTGGTTTCGAACAGAAGGGCGAAACCTGCGTTGCCGTCCAAGTTCCGAAAAACGCATTCTTCGTCGATACGACCTATGGTCAGAAATGGAAGTGTGATCGCGGGTTTGAATCGAAAGGAACCACGTGTTCAGAGGTCAAGCTTCCTGAGAATGCGCATCTCGATTCTTCCGGTAACGCCTGGGAGTGCAACCGACCGTATCAGCTCCGCAGCGGCGTCTGCAGCATGGAATAGCGAGCTCCGAACAAAGGCGGCTTCAGCCGAGTGTATTCCGCACCGCGGCGCGCTCATTTGGAAAGCGCTATGGTGTTTCGGCTTAAAGCTCAGCAAATAAGGGTGGTTATGGTGCGTGAACGGCGGCATCGGCGGCGTCACGGAATGAAACGAGTTTTTGGTTTCTATCGTCCCAAAGGACAAGCCTAACACACCGAAAGCTTTCCCAAAGCGTGATGCGGCCGATACGCGCGAGTTGTGGGTGGTCACGCAGAACCTCCGGCAATCTGTAGTATGGGATCCTGCTCGATAGGTGATGCACGTGATGAATGCCGATATTGCCGGACAGCCATCGCAGTACCAGCGGCAGGTCATAGTGGGACGCACCGTGTAGGGCCGCCCGGGGAAAACGCCAATCCTCGCCGGCCGACCAGTGCGTCTCTTCAAACTGATGCTGCACGTAGAAGAGCCAGATGCCGGCCGTGCCCGACAGGAGCACGATCGGCAGGTGGATCAACAGGAAGGGCAGGAATCCGATCGCCCAAGCCATCAAGGCGGCGCCTGTCACGATCGCAACGTTCGTCGCCATCGTCGAGATCCAGGGCAGCGCACCGCCCGTCATCATTCCGAACGGCAAGCGCTGCTTGAGGAGAAAGAGCCACGCGGGGCCGATGCCGAACATTACCAGCGGATGCCGATAAAGGCGGTAGCCCAAGCGCTTCATGGGAGAAAGTGAACGGTACTCTGAGATCGTGAGCGTGGTGATATCGCCGACACCCCGCTCGTCCAGATTGCCGGCCGAGGCGTGATGAGCGGCGTGCGCCCGGCGCCAGTAATCATATGGGGTCAGCGTAAGCACGCCGATGGCACGCCCTGTCCAATCGTCGAGGCCGCGGCGAGCGAAGAACGAGCCGTGGCCGCAATCGTGCTGGATCATGAAAAGCCGCAGAAGGAAGGCTGCGGCCGGAATGATTGCGATGAGCCCGAACCAGAACCCGCTGGCGAGGGAAAAATAGGCGACGGCCCAGAAGCCGGCGAGCGGGACGATGGTGACAAGAAGCTCGAAGGCGCTGCGTCCAATGCGGGGCTGACGGTATTTCGCAAGCGTCTTCAACCAAGCTGCGGCATCATTTTCGGCAAGCGAAGCCGGCGGGCAGACATGTGCATTCATCAAAACTGGTCCGTGTTCCTCGACTCGTAAATCATCTGCCAGGCTGTGGCCTTGCGCCTGAGCTTCAGTTGCAATGGCTGAAGGTGTCAGGCCTGACGAGCCTTGCGTGCCGCATAGCGGCGATCGCGCTCGGCTTTGCGGGCAGCCTCGGCCGCCACGGCACGTGAAGCGTGATCGGCAATTTCAGCCTGCCGCGCTTCGGTTTCTTTCCGCTCCATGGCTTCGGCCGCCGCCATCGCTGCTGCGGCTTCCGCCCGCTTCAGCGCTTCGCGTTCGGCGCGACGAGCCTCGCGTGCAACCGCCACTGTTTCGCGGGCGGCAAGCCGCTCCTGCATCTCCGGGTCGGTTGCCTTGGGGGCGGCGGCGAATTTTGCCAGAAGCTGACGCTTGGCTTCGGCCGCAGCAGTACGGCGCTCGGCAAAGCCATTGTCGTTCGGGTGTCTCAATGGAAAATCCTTAATTCTCGCTGGTGACGAGCCGGTCACGCTCTCGGAAAGAAAAGACGGATGTCGTGCCGGCAAATAGAGCCTCAGAACAGAAAAAGGCCAGACATCCGCCTGGCCTTTTCGAACTTCTTGCCGCCATGCCAGTACATCCGTGGTCATCGGCGGCTAAAAGCTTTAGGCAGCGCGGAGCTGGCCTGCGGACATTTTGCCCGACTTGTTGTCGCGCTCGAGCTCGAAGCCGAGCTTCTGGCCTTCGACGATCGAGTTCATCCCTGAGCGCTCGACGGCCGAAATGTGAACGAACACGTCGGCGCTGCCGTCGTCAGGCTGGATGAAGCCGAAGCCTTTGGTGGAATTGAACCATTTAACTGTGCCAGTGGTCATAACGAACCCTTTCTTAGCAATATTGATCACCGCTGGGCGACGCACAGCGGGCATTTTTCGACTTTTGAAAGGAGAAGTTCGTTAAGAAGCGCGAGGCGCAGCAAAAACAAATATCGGCAAACAAAGTATCGATGGTGTCCAGTACAGCTTTTTGACCGGCGCGTCAACTTCTTGTTTTGAGTTTCGCAGATATACTACCTTTGCTAGAAATCGGGGGATGAGTCACCCTGCCGCCTTGCCACGCAAAGGGGAACGCCGGGAAGTGCGTGAAGATCGTAACTTCACATGCCCCGCCGCGGCAGAGGGTATGCATCGGCTTCGTAAAGCCTCCGCATCTGTTGACCATCGTAGCGGGCTTCGTCGACCTCCAGGACGGAGCCGCGAAGCATCGCGACCGGCATATCCTCGATCGCAAAGCGAATTGCTTCCGCGGCCGATTCAAACCTCTTGTATCGAAGGCGGCTCGTTCTTCTCACGGTCTTACATGGATAAAGTCCTGCGCCGGCACTGTAATCAAACGTCGCCATGGAGCCGCTCCTTGGGGGCGAACAAAGCGTCGGCTGTCCTCATACGCTTTTCAAGGCGCCTCTGCCTTTCAACTGGCCTGAGTTCCCGCATCCTGCGGACTTGTCTGGCGCGTATCTCCTGCAACTTGGCAGCATTTGAGCCTTCGGGCATTGCGCGCGAAAATAGGCTTTCCGCCACGTGGCGGGTCGTGTCTTTCATAAGGGGTATCCTAAGACTGGATGCGCGCCGGGATAACTTGTAGCGCGATTATCTCCTGCCATGGGCGGAGTTCGAAACGTTGCAAATCGGGAGTCGCCAAGCACCCGGACGAACCGGGGATCACGTAGCCGAAAGCTGAAACGCAGTGTTTAGGTGGTGACGCGTACTGTCCAATTCAAGACGGCTACTGCTGCCCGCCGAAAAGCGCAACGTCCTTGGCCTCACCGACGCGGCAGAAGCTATAGGCCCGGCGCCTCTACTTCCGTGAGAGTCACTTCTGCTTCTTTCCGAGACCTAACCCGCTGTTCGCAAACTTTGCGGTCGTGCCCTGCAGGCCCGCGCCCGGAGCCACGGTCTTGTCTTTTTTCGGCTTTCGCTTTTCGCGATTGCTTCTAGCTTGGCCCTTGGCCATCTGATGCTCCTGAATTTTCGGTTTATGATCGGTTGCGCTGCGGCGTCAGCGCACTCTTACTCAGCAAGGACGAAGCTTTGCGCCACGAAAGCAGGAAAGCCTGGCGGCTCGCGCTGCCAAGTTGAACCGTTTGATGCGCGGTGCTGCCGCTGGCTCGCCTTTACCATTATGCTGAAGCCGAACGTTTTCGCCGTAACCAAATTCGCTGACGCTGACGAGATTACGAGCGACGATGTGAAGGTGGAGGTCGGAAGACATGCTGTCCTCCTTTCTTTGGGGCCAGGACACCAAGGCCCCGAAGCAGCAGCGCCCTGACAATGGCTGCTGACGTTGAGAACATGCGCCCTTTAGCAGCCAAGCGCAAGGGCGCCGGCCGTTTTGCTACTTGTCGAACGATGTTCTCGTGATGACGCAACGGATCGCCTAGTTCTCCGGTAACAGGCGACACTTGCCCTTAGGGCCTTCATGCAGAGACTGTAGTGTGCCTGATCTGAACGTCGCAGATCGGGACTGCTGGCAGCTTACCGTCGCGGCGTGATACCGACCCTGGCCAGCATCCGTGTCAACGGGGCCACCGAAGCCGTCTACGTGAGGGACGGTCATTTCCCTGCTTTCTCCACATCATGCAACCGCTCAACGAGAACTCTTATATTCTTTGGGAGTTTGGGGATGACTGTGAACACGGGAAGTGATCGGAGAAAAGCGACGTTGGAGTCGGTTGCCATCACCTGCCGGATATGCGTCGCCACGTCCCTGTGGGGCTTCTTCATGTCGCCGTCCCTAAAGAGGAATAACACCACGACTGAGAGAATGTTCCCTAAAAGGGGTTTGTGGCGGACAGGCAAGAATTGGCTGGGGAACCTGGATTCGAACCAGGACTAACGGAGTCAGAGTCCGCTGGTCTACCGTTAACCTATTCCCCAAGACCTGCAGGCGTGGTCGCCCGCGTCGGTGTGGCGGGCTTATAAACAAAAGAACCGCCGATGCAAATACCTTTTGGCAAAAAAATGCGGCCGGCCTGTGGTGAAGGCGCGATCCGTCGGTCACGACGATCCGGAGCGTCGGCCTTCGCCCGCAAGGCGGCGGAGAATTGGGGCGAATTCGAGCCTTAAAAAAAGTTTGGCGAAAAAGGGCGGCGCTGGTACAGTCGCGCCAACGCAAAATCGAGAGAGCGCCTTGAGCGGCCGGAAGGCTTCGCGCGGCGCGATGGTTGAGACAAGTGAAAGACCCCGAACACGGCGCAACGCCGTCTGAATCCGGGGCGTCGGCAGCAGGTCGTGGCGAGGCGCATAAGCTTGTGCCGCGCGGCGGCAAGGGGAAACGGAGGCGGCGCAAGCCGTCCGGTTCGCCGTCTGCAATTGCCAGCCCATCCGGGCTTTCCGGAGAGGCAGGGCGTCCCGCAGCACTGAACGAAGCGGAGCCGGCGCGCAAGCGCAAGCGGCGCCGCCGTTCGAAGGCCGCAAGGCCGCAGAGTCAGGCTGCCGCCGGCGTTTCCGGCGCCGCCACCCACGAGCCACCGATCACCGACAAGAAGGGCCAGAAGCGCGGCAAGAAGGCGCGTCAAAGGCGTGGCCTGCAGGGGCGGCCGCTCGCTTCCAGCGGCAAGCCGCTGACCTCCGACCGGCAAGCCTCGCGCGATGTTCCGGCCGCGCCGCAGCAGCCGCGCAAGGACGAGGTGCGCGCTCCCTATCTTGCGCCCAGCGAGCCACCGGCGCCGCTTTATGCGGCGCTCGATCTCGGCACCAACAATTGCCGCCTGCTGGTCGCCCAGCCGACCCGGCCGGGGCAGTTCCGCGTCGTCGACGCCTTTTCCCGCATCGTCCGGCTCGGCGAGGGCCTCGGCGCCAGCGGCAGGCTCTCCGACGATGCGATGGAACGCTCCGTCGAAGCGTTGAAGATCTGCGCCGGCAAGCTCAGTGCCCGGTCGATTCGCCGACGTCGGCTGATTGCCACCGAGGCGGCGCGCGCCGCCGAAAACGGCGAGGCCTTCCTCAAGCGCGTTGCCGAGGAAACCGGCCTCGAT
Protein-coding sequences here:
- a CDS encoding fatty acid desaturase; this encodes MNAHVCPPASLAENDAAAWLKTLAKYRQPRIGRSAFELLVTIVPLAGFWAVAYFSLASGFWFGLIAIIPAAAFLLRLFMIQHDCGHGSFFARRGLDDWTGRAIGVLTLTPYDYWRRAHAAHHASAGNLDERGVGDITTLTISEYRSLSPMKRLGYRLYRHPLVMFGIGPAWLFLLKQRLPFGMMTGGALPWISTMATNVAIVTGAALMAWAIGFLPFLLIHLPIVLLSGTAGIWLFYVQHQFEETHWSAGEDWRFPRAALHGASHYDLPLVLRWLSGNIGIHHVHHLSSRIPYYRLPEVLRDHPQLARIGRITLWESFRCVRLVLWDDRNQKLVSFRDAADAAVHAP
- a CDS encoding DUF899 domain-containing protein, encoding MTEQRTGSREEWLAARLELLKAEKELTRRSDELARQRQALPWVKIDKDYSFETDAGSASLKDLFRGRSQLLVYHFMFGPDYTAGCPSCSAIADGFDGIVVHLENHDVAFSAISRAPLAKLEAYKRRMGWSFPWASSNDGDFNRDFSVWFTADEQREGRIEYNFRREPPAPEPLAGKTVQEWQLRGSEGPVAQIAAMTGTDVATYTRDRPGLSAFVLDDGDVYHSYSSYARGLDSIWGMYQWLDRAPLGRNETGVWWRRNDEYGRG
- a CDS encoding cold-shock protein, with protein sequence MTTGTVKWFNSTKGFGFIQPDDGSADVFVHISAVERSGMNSIVEGQKLGFELERDNKSGKMSAGQLRAA
- a CDS encoding PQQ-binding-like beta-propeller repeat protein; this encodes MKHAQAEILREYGPFEGADNVHGVTFDGEHVWFASGDKLNAFDPASGDTVRAIDVAAHAGTAFDGRHLYQIAEDRIQKIDPRTGRVLSTIPAPGNGGDSGLAWAEGTLWVGQHRGRKIHQIDPETGAVLRTIESNRIVTGVTWIDGELWHGTWEGDESEVRRVDPETGKVLEALDMPAGMGVSGLESDGGDRFFCGGGKSGKVRAVRRPR
- a CDS encoding DUF6481 family protein — its product is MRHPNDNGFAERRTAAAEAKRQLLAKFAAAPKATDPEMQERLAARETVAVAREARRAEREALKRAEAAAAMAAAEAMERKETEARQAEIADHASRAVAAEAARKAERDRRYAARKARQA
- a CDS encoding Ppx/GppA phosphatase family protein codes for the protein MKDPEHGATPSESGASAAGRGEAHKLVPRGGKGKRRRRKPSGSPSAIASPSGLSGEAGRPAALNEAEPARKRKRRRRSKAARPQSQAAAGVSGAATHEPPITDKKGQKRGKKARQRRGLQGRPLASSGKPLTSDRQASRDVPAAPQQPRKDEVRAPYLAPSEPPAPLYAALDLGTNNCRLLVAQPTRPGQFRVVDAFSRIVRLGEGLGASGRLSDDAMERSVEALKICAGKLSARSIRRRRLIATEAARAAENGEAFLKRVAEETGLDLEIIDRETEARLAVSGCSSLVDRETKSVVLFDIGGGSSEIAVIRIGDNRSSRLANHITHWTSLPVGVVTLSERHGGEHVTPDSFETMVREVEGMLDRFDGPSVEALESASGSGFHLIGTSGTVTTLAGVHLDLPRYDRRRVDGLWLSDEEVSAMQARLLSWDFAARAANPCIGPDRADLVLAGCAILEAIRRRWPSNRMRVADRGLREGLLTDMMADDGAWRRGRPRRYQQRGSALASEERQRCHEGNKA